One Sulfuricurvum sp. DNA window includes the following coding sequences:
- a CDS encoding EAL domain-containing protein, with amino-acid sequence MKQVTLETILSHKVITLNSSDTIVKALELMTDYAISSVVITDDEKRPIGIFTEHDALKVVAEAIETSTELGEVMTQNPFCVVLTMQMHDAYALMEEKHFRHLIVVDKEGYFAGVITEGDFLRHIGLEHLTKFKTVGEAMSESPLIVELQTTLVEAAVLMNERKCDYAIVLRGVNPIGVITERDIAHRCAKDSCVSEELVEDLFHSDIVIVEKEIALHHAASMMEEHGVHQLIVVDALGSLSGILTRHDVLHAVHGAYFEYLIRVIDEKSAAIARINERKRILGNEKKEIEKNETKLRKLFEALPDSILLIDRETLRAVEFNQAAHEHLGYTAEEFGELCIDDYESIELPDETQRRIDVIMREGKDRFETIHRGKDGRLYNVWVNVVAVELDKHPYMIAVYHDITERKKYEERLEILANFDPLTGLANRARLLSHLQNSINQAKRHKSIIALMMFDLDRFKDINDSYGHSAGDEVLKLVAERFASRLREGDLIARLGGDEFAIVVENLDRFEDAGRLAQEMISALALEYKLSSGSSVHIGASVGIVLFPEHGGESSVLLQHADAALYKAKDEGRGTYRYYTDELTESARRRIECEMRLRRAVTNNEFEVYYQPQVHILTGHIVGAEALVRWNDPIRGIVSPAEFIPIAEETGLIGEIGEWVLNETCRQGKIWLDQGHRLTLAVNLSAHQVRHQNIIEMVEYALKQSGYPADRLELELTESALMQHEEETVAMLHSLRARGIRLAIDDFGTGYSSLSYLKRFPIDVLKIDKSFVDDLPFEKDDMAIVTAIIAMAQALGFQVLAEGTERIEQIEFLKERGCTMYQGYFKSEPVPAAEFEKLL; translated from the coding sequence ATGAAACAGGTTACATTGGAGACGATTTTATCGCATAAAGTCATTACCCTTAATTCGAGTGATACTATTGTCAAAGCTCTTGAATTAATGACAGATTATGCAATCAGTTCAGTAGTTATTACCGATGATGAAAAGCGTCCTATAGGTATTTTTACCGAACATGATGCACTAAAAGTAGTAGCAGAGGCAATCGAGACCTCTACCGAACTTGGCGAAGTGATGACACAAAATCCATTTTGTGTGGTTCTAACGATGCAGATGCATGATGCATACGCCCTGATGGAAGAGAAGCATTTTCGTCATCTTATCGTTGTCGATAAAGAGGGGTATTTTGCAGGTGTGATTACCGAGGGGGATTTTCTCCGTCATATCGGGTTGGAGCATCTGACCAAATTTAAAACAGTCGGTGAAGCGATGAGTGAATCACCGCTGATTGTAGAACTGCAAACGACCCTTGTTGAAGCGGCGGTTCTGATGAATGAGCGTAAGTGTGATTACGCAATCGTCCTTCGGGGCGTTAATCCTATAGGGGTGATTACGGAACGGGATATTGCCCATCGATGCGCTAAAGATAGTTGTGTTTCTGAAGAGCTGGTTGAAGATTTATTTCACAGTGATATTGTGATTGTAGAAAAAGAGATAGCACTGCATCATGCAGCATCAATGATGGAAGAGCATGGGGTTCATCAGCTGATAGTGGTTGATGCATTGGGGAGCCTTTCGGGTATTCTTACCCGTCATGATGTACTTCATGCAGTTCATGGGGCTTATTTCGAATATTTGATTCGGGTGATTGATGAAAAAAGTGCTGCTATTGCACGCATCAATGAACGAAAGCGCATATTAGGCAATGAAAAGAAAGAGATTGAGAAAAATGAGACAAAGCTTCGAAAGCTTTTTGAGGCACTCCCTGATAGTATTCTTTTGATTGATCGAGAAACGCTTCGGGCAGTAGAGTTTAATCAAGCGGCGCATGAACATTTGGGCTATACGGCAGAGGAATTTGGAGAGCTTTGTATTGATGACTATGAAAGTATTGAGTTGCCCGATGAGACACAACGACGGATAGACGTTATTATGCGCGAGGGTAAAGATCGTTTTGAAACCATCCATCGCGGGAAAGATGGTAGATTGTATAACGTCTGGGTAAACGTTGTTGCGGTTGAACTGGATAAACATCCTTATATGATAGCCGTATATCACGATATAACAGAGCGTAAGAAATACGAAGAACGTCTCGAAATACTGGCTAATTTTGATCCTCTCACCGGATTGGCGAATCGTGCCCGTTTGCTTTCGCATTTGCAAAACTCTATCAATCAGGCGAAACGGCATAAGAGCATCATTGCTTTGATGATGTTCGATTTGGATCGCTTTAAAGATATCAATGATAGCTACGGTCACAGCGCAGGGGATGAGGTGCTAAAATTAGTGGCAGAACGATTTGCCTCACGTTTGCGAGAAGGAGATTTAATCGCCCGTTTAGGGGGGGATGAATTTGCGATAGTGGTCGAAAATTTGGATCGTTTTGAGGATGCAGGTCGGTTGGCACAAGAGATGATTAGTGCGCTTGCGTTAGAGTATAAACTTTCAAGCGGTTCATCGGTTCATATCGGAGCGAGTGTAGGGATTGTTTTATTTCCTGAGCATGGGGGGGAATCCTCTGTACTGTTGCAACATGCAGATGCCGCTTTGTATAAAGCAAAAGATGAAGGGCGAGGTACCTATCGGTATTATACTGATGAGTTGACTGAATCGGCGCGTCGCCGAATAGAGTGCGAGATGCGATTGCGCAGAGCGGTGACGAATAACGAGTTTGAAGTTTATTATCAACCGCAAGTCCATATTTTAACCGGACATATCGTTGGTGCTGAAGCGCTTGTTCGGTGGAATGATCCAATAAGGGGAATAGTATCACCTGCGGAGTTTATCCCTATTGCAGAAGAGACGGGATTAATCGGAGAGATAGGCGAATGGGTGCTTAATGAGACGTGCCGTCAAGGGAAAATTTGGCTCGATCAGGGACATCGGCTTACGTTAGCGGTGAATCTCTCCGCCCATCAGGTTCGACATCAAAATATTATTGAGATGGTAGAATATGCCCTCAAACAATCAGGATATCCTGCTGATAGGCTTGAGCTGGAACTCACAGAGAGTGCTTTGATGCAGCACGAGGAAGAGACGGTCGCGATGTTACATAGTCTTAGAGCTCGGGGGATACGGCTTGCAATTGATGATTTTGGTACAGGGTATTCATCCCTCAGCTATCTTAAACGTTTTCCGATAGATGTGCTAAAAATCGATAAAAGTTTTGTCGATGATTTGCCGTTTGAGAAAGATGATATGGCGATAGTTACGGCAATCATTGCAATGGCTCAGGCGTTAGGATTTCAGGTTCTTGCTGAGGGGACTGAGCGGATTGAGCAGATTGAGTTTCTCAAAGAGAGAGGGTGTACGATGTATCAGGGGTACTTTAAAAGTGAGCCGGTTCCGGCAGCAGAGTTTGAAAAATTGTTATAA
- a CDS encoding M15 family metallopeptidase, whose translation MFKLLLSLTILSGFIYANPQCYVQGYPDLVQSADENTLILKDGTKFPYHTNDSKSSWDEKINHADLATQLEQHYDAGGHDTPPSYLFDPGRLRYQPFFQALYGKDQKAIEKNLVQIKWPTLKGSINLPVTKVAGADKALYAIGQEIARLPKKDRIWAEGATTYCYRVIKDTDRLSMHSYGIAIDLAPNTTQYWKDEAPSETALIGYKNTMPLSIVQIFEKHGFIWGGRWYHYDTMHFEYRPELLAPSCQRIQ comes from the coding sequence ATGTTCAAACTACTACTCTCTCTCACCATCCTTAGTGGTTTTATCTATGCTAATCCTCAATGTTACGTACAAGGGTATCCCGACCTTGTCCAAAGTGCTGATGAAAACACACTGATTCTAAAAGATGGAACAAAATTTCCGTATCATACAAATGATTCAAAATCCTCATGGGATGAAAAAATAAACCATGCCGATCTCGCAACCCAACTCGAACAACACTATGATGCAGGTGGGCACGATACCCCGCCATCGTATCTTTTCGATCCAGGGCGTTTACGTTATCAGCCTTTTTTTCAAGCCCTCTATGGCAAGGATCAAAAAGCGATAGAGAAGAATCTTGTCCAAATCAAATGGCCGACACTCAAGGGGTCTATTAACCTCCCCGTGACCAAAGTAGCCGGTGCGGATAAAGCCCTTTACGCCATCGGTCAAGAGATTGCGCGTCTTCCTAAAAAAGATCGCATCTGGGCTGAGGGGGCAACTACTTACTGCTACCGCGTCATCAAAGACACCGACCGCCTCTCAATGCACAGTTATGGTATTGCTATCGATTTAGCCCCCAACACGACACAATATTGGAAAGACGAAGCCCCCTCTGAAACGGCTCTCATTGGCTATAAAAACACCATGCCTCTCTCTATAGTCCAAATTTTTGAAAAACACGGCTTTATCTGGGGAGGTCGATGGTATCACTACGATACAATGCACTTCGAATACCGCCCTGAGCTTCTCGCCCCATCG
- a CDS encoding diguanylate cyclase codes for MFFPTLGLIATTNVITVDIHHTIQDALDKMHHHNHRSVVVVNKTLHYIITTKDIIRLKLEGTTFSTPLSQISLRPLPMVDKDSNIISALNLTNEMDEHICVCNVDGSLYGLVTNSDIVASVDPQVILDTLQIATIFDKKYGYKSFPPYTPMIEVLEYMKDSLSDCVIIQEGSLPLGILTSKDILRFIGDESAIKLPISDVMSTPVDTLSATASIGEGLEYLKSSHFKRIVVTDDEGKVMGIVTQQDLISRTYLKWSQLMQDHFRQFEEITQILQQKNHHLTQLATKDSLTQIHNRHMFTELFAKELSILKRQSTKLSLLMMDLDHFKRVNDTHGHNMGDLVLKQFSELVSSLVRESDLFARWGGEEFVLLLRNSGCEEGYSVGEKIRLYLEAENFDMVGQITCSIGITEVNSEDTIQSAIERADNALYSAKDAGRNRTIACEVHQ; via the coding sequence ATGTTTTTTCCTACACTTGGGCTGATTGCAACAACCAATGTTATAACGGTCGATATCCACCATACTATTCAAGATGCGCTCGATAAAATGCATCACCATAATCATCGTAGTGTTGTCGTTGTGAATAAAACGCTCCACTATATTATCACGACGAAAGATATTATCCGTCTCAAGCTAGAGGGGACCACTTTTTCAACCCCTCTTTCTCAAATTTCACTCCGTCCTCTCCCCATGGTTGATAAAGATAGCAATATTATCAGCGCTCTCAACCTTACCAATGAGATGGATGAACATATTTGTGTCTGTAACGTTGACGGTAGTCTCTATGGTTTGGTGACTAATAGCGATATTGTTGCCAGTGTTGACCCGCAGGTTATTTTAGATACTCTTCAAATTGCCACCATATTTGATAAAAAATACGGCTACAAAAGTTTTCCGCCGTACACTCCGATGATAGAGGTGCTGGAATATATGAAAGATTCTCTGAGTGATTGTGTCATCATTCAAGAGGGTTCTTTACCTCTGGGGATACTGACCTCCAAAGATATCCTCCGATTTATCGGTGATGAAAGTGCTATTAAATTGCCTATTTCTGATGTTATGTCTACACCGGTTGATACGTTGAGTGCAACGGCTTCTATCGGCGAAGGGCTAGAGTATCTTAAAAGCAGTCATTTTAAACGGATTGTCGTCACCGATGATGAGGGGAAGGTGATGGGGATTGTGACACAACAGGATCTTATCTCCCGTACGTATCTAAAATGGTCACAATTGATGCAAGATCATTTTAGACAGTTTGAAGAGATTACCCAAATTTTGCAACAAAAAAATCACCACTTGACACAGCTAGCGACCAAAGATTCTCTGACTCAAATTCATAACCGCCATATGTTTACGGAGCTTTTTGCCAAAGAACTTTCCATTCTCAAACGTCAATCGACAAAACTTTCGTTATTGATGATGGATTTGGATCATTTTAAGCGAGTGAATGATACTCACGGGCACAATATGGGTGATTTGGTTTTAAAACAGTTTTCAGAATTAGTAAGCTCATTAGTACGTGAATCCGATCTTTTTGCAAGATGGGGTGGAGAGGAATTCGTCCTTTTGCTGCGCAATAGCGGATGTGAAGAGGGATATAGTGTCGGAGAAAAGATCCGTTTATATCTTGAAGCGGAGAACTTTGATATGGTTGGGCAGATAACGTGCAGTATAGGGATAACCGAGGTGAATTCTGAAGATACGATTCAAAGTGCTATAGAGCGAGCCGATAACGCCCTTTATTCGGCAAAAGATGCGGGGCGTAACCGCACAATAGCGTGTGAGGTACATCAATGA